The proteins below are encoded in one region of Chelmon rostratus isolate fCheRos1 chromosome 21, fCheRos1.pri, whole genome shotgun sequence:
- the calcoco2 gene encoding calcium-binding and coiled-coil domain-containing protein 2 isoform X1, which translates to MESYTEAAATDPAARTFSQVVFTNIPHSYPPSTPVTCCYTFLATFQPNSRDWVGIFKVGWSTTKDYHTFVWVDPCLDVEGQQSVTKQAVFRDYYLPKDEIEFYQFCYIDSAGQVRGASTPFCFRNPAEQSAESSPDDDLLVITTQDQVEQSVREKAELQKELDQIMEENETLKRALEKERQDAAGLKNEQKEKENRQLVKELDQIKEQNDKLRGALQQQRKELDRLQEEMEMQKEREMSPSVDEVSRHKETDVQEKYDRAVMKINQLKEEREELRRKVDAQSDEISTLNSKIRGAERELFKMKDTVQLLQVDLQSSEKEKERLSAEVQRLQSLTHNMDDMKRENQELCRMLSQQETPCSCSDDELEVQRQTLLLQLQDAQQELAAERQESRDTRTRAEFLDRELLQVREQLEKMIVSHEQEQRKSGKQELQLREAHEAIADKDGIIEDQEQMIVLMTHEKEELARENQTLISDIEGLRRVYADLRAASPAGSPPAGTAPSTHETPEQAKNLYETTGSAAGAEEEPSLVCRHCQEKFPLITQLELEQHEQSHRICPFCTMICDGMEQSVFEDHVYSHEL; encoded by the exons ATGGAGAGTtacacagaggcagcagccaCCGACCCCGCAGCACGCACCTTCTCTCAGGTGGTGTTCACCAACATCCCGCACTCATACCCACCTTCAACCCCCGTCACCTGCTGCTACACCTTCCTTGCCACTTTCCAGCCCAACAGTAGGGACTGGGTGGGCATCTTTAAG GTGGGATGGAGCACGACGAAGGACTACCACACCTTTGTGTGGGTGGACCCATGTCTGGACGTGGAGGGGCAGCAGTCTGTGACAAAGCAAGCTGTTTTTAGGG ATTACTACCTGCCCAAGGATGAGATCGAGTTCTACCAGTTCTGCTACATCGACAGCGCCGGCCAGGTGCGAGGAGCCAGCACTCCTTTCTGTTTCAGAAACCCAGCGGAGCAGAGCGCGGAGAGCAGCCCGGACGATGACCTGCTGGTTATCACAACACAG GATCAGGTGGAGCAGAGCGTACGTGAGAAGGCTGAACTGCAGAAAGAGTTGGATCAGATAATGGAGGAGAACGAAACCTTAAAGCGAGCTCTGGAGAAGGAACGGCAAGACGCCGCCGGCCTGAAG aatgaacagaaagagaaagaaaacaggcagCTGGTCAAAGAACTGGATCAAATCAAggaacaaaatgacaaattaagaGGCGCCTTACAGCAACAGCGCAAAGAACTGGACCGCTTACAG gaggagatggagatgcagaaagagagagaaatgagtcCCAGTGTAGACGAGGTGTCGAGACACAAAGAG ACAGACGTTCAGGAGAAATACGACCGAGCTGTGATGAAGATCAACCAGCTGAAAGAGGAGCgcgaggagctgaggaggaaggtCGATGCTCAGAGCGATGAGATCTCCAC GCTGAATTCCAAaatcagaggagcagaaaggGAACTGTTCAAGATGAAAGACACCGTCCAGCTCCTGCAG GTGGACCTTCAGAGCAgcgagaaggagaaggagaggctcTCTGCAGAGGTGCAAAGGTTGCAAAGCCTCACGCACAACATGGACGACATGAAGAGGGAGAACCAGGAGCTGTGCAGGATGCTGTCGCAGCAGGAGACGCCTTGCAGCTGTTCAGACGACGAGCTGGAG GTGCAGCGTCAGActctgctcctgcagcttcaggaCGCTCAGCAGGAGTTGGCGGCTGAGCGGCAGGAGTCCAGAGACACCAGGACCCGAGCAGAGTTCCtggacagagagctgctgcaggtcagggagcagctggagaagatGATCGTATCACACGAGCAGGAGCAACGGAAGAGTGGCAAACAAGAG ctgcagctcagagaggcaCATGAAGCGATCGCAGATAAAGACGGCATCATCGAAGATCAGGAACAAATGATCGTGCTCATGACCCACGAGAAAGAAGAGCTCGCCAGAGAAAACCAG ACTCTCATCAGCGACATCGAGGGGCTGCGCAGAGTCTACGCTGACCTCCGCGCCGCTTCCCCCGCCGGCTCACCACCGGCTGGCACCGCTCCATCCACGCATGAGACACCTGAGCAGGCCAAGAACCTGTACGAGACCACAG GAAGTGCTGCGGGCGCAGAGGAAGAG CCGTCGCTGGTGTGCCGTCACTGCCAGGAGAAGTTCCCTCTCATAACCCAGCTGGAACTGGAGCAGCACGAGCAGAGCCACCGAATCTGTCCCTTCTGCACGATGATCTGCGACGGCATGGAGCAGTCTGTGTTTGAAGACCACGTCTACAGCCACGAGCTGTGA
- the calcoco2 gene encoding calcium-binding and coiled-coil domain-containing protein 2 isoform X2, whose amino-acid sequence MESYTEAAATDPAARTFSQVVFTNIPHSYPPSTPVTCCYTFLATFQPNSRDWVGIFKVGWSTTKDYHTFVWVDPCLDVEGQQSVTKQAVFRDYYLPKDEIEFYQFCYIDSAGQVRGASTPFCFRNPAEQSAESSPDDDLLVITTQDQVEQSVREKAELQKELDQIMEENETLKRALEKERQDAAGLKNEQKEKENRQLVKELDQIKEQNDKLRGALQQQRKELDRLQTDVQEKYDRAVMKINQLKEEREELRRKVDAQSDEISTLNSKIRGAERELFKMKDTVQLLQVDLQSSEKEKERLSAEVQRLQSLTHNMDDMKRENQELCRMLSQQETPCSCSDDELEVQRQTLLLQLQDAQQELAAERQESRDTRTRAEFLDRELLQVREQLEKMIVSHEQEQRKSGKQELQLREAHEAIADKDGIIEDQEQMIVLMTHEKEELARENQTLISDIEGLRRVYADLRAASPAGSPPAGTAPSTHETPEQAKNLYETTGSAAGAEEEPSLVCRHCQEKFPLITQLELEQHEQSHRICPFCTMICDGMEQSVFEDHVYSHEL is encoded by the exons ATGGAGAGTtacacagaggcagcagccaCCGACCCCGCAGCACGCACCTTCTCTCAGGTGGTGTTCACCAACATCCCGCACTCATACCCACCTTCAACCCCCGTCACCTGCTGCTACACCTTCCTTGCCACTTTCCAGCCCAACAGTAGGGACTGGGTGGGCATCTTTAAG GTGGGATGGAGCACGACGAAGGACTACCACACCTTTGTGTGGGTGGACCCATGTCTGGACGTGGAGGGGCAGCAGTCTGTGACAAAGCAAGCTGTTTTTAGGG ATTACTACCTGCCCAAGGATGAGATCGAGTTCTACCAGTTCTGCTACATCGACAGCGCCGGCCAGGTGCGAGGAGCCAGCACTCCTTTCTGTTTCAGAAACCCAGCGGAGCAGAGCGCGGAGAGCAGCCCGGACGATGACCTGCTGGTTATCACAACACAG GATCAGGTGGAGCAGAGCGTACGTGAGAAGGCTGAACTGCAGAAAGAGTTGGATCAGATAATGGAGGAGAACGAAACCTTAAAGCGAGCTCTGGAGAAGGAACGGCAAGACGCCGCCGGCCTGAAG aatgaacagaaagagaaagaaaacaggcagCTGGTCAAAGAACTGGATCAAATCAAggaacaaaatgacaaattaagaGGCGCCTTACAGCAACAGCGCAAAGAACTGGACCGCTTACAG ACAGACGTTCAGGAGAAATACGACCGAGCTGTGATGAAGATCAACCAGCTGAAAGAGGAGCgcgaggagctgaggaggaaggtCGATGCTCAGAGCGATGAGATCTCCAC GCTGAATTCCAAaatcagaggagcagaaaggGAACTGTTCAAGATGAAAGACACCGTCCAGCTCCTGCAG GTGGACCTTCAGAGCAgcgagaaggagaaggagaggctcTCTGCAGAGGTGCAAAGGTTGCAAAGCCTCACGCACAACATGGACGACATGAAGAGGGAGAACCAGGAGCTGTGCAGGATGCTGTCGCAGCAGGAGACGCCTTGCAGCTGTTCAGACGACGAGCTGGAG GTGCAGCGTCAGActctgctcctgcagcttcaggaCGCTCAGCAGGAGTTGGCGGCTGAGCGGCAGGAGTCCAGAGACACCAGGACCCGAGCAGAGTTCCtggacagagagctgctgcaggtcagggagcagctggagaagatGATCGTATCACACGAGCAGGAGCAACGGAAGAGTGGCAAACAAGAG ctgcagctcagagaggcaCATGAAGCGATCGCAGATAAAGACGGCATCATCGAAGATCAGGAACAAATGATCGTGCTCATGACCCACGAGAAAGAAGAGCTCGCCAGAGAAAACCAG ACTCTCATCAGCGACATCGAGGGGCTGCGCAGAGTCTACGCTGACCTCCGCGCCGCTTCCCCCGCCGGCTCACCACCGGCTGGCACCGCTCCATCCACGCATGAGACACCTGAGCAGGCCAAGAACCTGTACGAGACCACAG GAAGTGCTGCGGGCGCAGAGGAAGAG CCGTCGCTGGTGTGCCGTCACTGCCAGGAGAAGTTCCCTCTCATAACCCAGCTGGAACTGGAGCAGCACGAGCAGAGCCACCGAATCTGTCCCTTCTGCACGATGATCTGCGACGGCATGGAGCAGTCTGTGTTTGAAGACCACGTCTACAGCCACGAGCTGTGA